The genomic region TCTTCTGTGTTGCCTGAGTAACTCTGAGATATCATAAGTGTATCCTTGTTAGCCCATCTTGGTATATCATATTCACGGTTTACAAAAATAGGTACATCCAGTTTATCTCTGAAAAGTTGTTGTACAATATCACCTGATATAGCTGATCCTCCCATACCACTTATTATTATGTTATCTATTTTGATGAAAATTGGGATGTTTGTATGGCTAACAATTTCTATTGTCTCTTTTATTTGTTCAGGGAATTTATAAATAACATCAAGCATGTTTGATTTGTCTATCTTTGATATCTGTTCTAAATCATCTAACATAAACTCAATCACCAATTTTTTTTCAGATGGTAGATTCTTGTTACTATCCCTTTCCTAACAGTTTATTCCATTATGAAAAAGTCCCTATATAGATATTTTCATTAACAACACAGTGTATGTGGATAATTTATAAATGATAAACCATTATCATTTAATCTCATGATAATAACTAAGCAGAAAGAGCTGAAAGATTTGCTTAATCGACTTAATGATAAATCTGTTTTTATTGTTGGATGTAGTGAGTGCGCAACTGTTTGCCATACAGGTGGAGAGAAAGAAGTATTGGCTATGAAAGATGTTCTGCAGAAGAAAGGTGTTAATATTGTTGGTTGGGTGGTTTTGGATCCTGCTTGTAATTTAAATAATGATAAACGTCTTTTGAAAAAACATATCAAAGAGTTAGATGCTGCGGATAAGGTGCTTGTTCTTGCTTGTGGTAGTGGTGTTCAAACAGTATCAGAGGTTTTGGATAAGGAGGTTATCGCTGGTATTGATACCTTGTTTTTGGGTGAGATAAAACGTGTGAATGAGTTTGAAAAGCGTTGTGTAACATGTGGAGTCTGTGAGCTGGATTTCTTTGAGGATTTTTGTCCTGTTTCACGTTGTCCTAAGTCTATGTTGAACGGGCCATGTGGTGGGTCTGTAAATGGCAAATGTGAGGTTAACAAGGATATGGATTGTGTTTGGAGTGAAATTTTTAGTCATCTGAAAGAAAAGGGACGTTTGCATAAACTTAAGTGTATTGTGGAACCTAAGGATTGGTCCAACTCTGTTTGTATTGATAGGAGACTTTAAGATGGGTTATAGGAGTAACCTCGAAAAGGCTTTGTCTGAAAGAGGTTTTGCTGTTACAGTGGAGATAGGTCCACCTAAGGGTTGTGATCCTGCTAGGATTAGGGAAAAGGGTGAGATGCTCCGTGGTTGTGCTGATGCTTTTAATGTTACTGATAATCAGACTGCTGTTGTAAGGATGTCTAGTATGGCTGGTTGTTGTATACTTCTGGGTATGGGTTTGGAGCCTGTTATGCAGATGTCTTGTCGTGATAGGAATAGGATTGCTCTTCAGAGTGATGTTCTTGGTGCTGATGCTATGGGTATTAGGAATATCCTTTGTGTAACTGGTGA from Candidatus Thermoplasmatota archaeon harbors:
- a CDS encoding methylenetetrahydrofolate reductase C-terminal domain-containing protein — its product is MIITKQKELKDLLNRLNDKSVFIVGCSECATVCHTGGEKEVLAMKDVLQKKGVNIVGWVVLDPACNLNNDKRLLKKHIKELDAADKVLVLACGSGVQTVSEVLDKEVIAGIDTLFLGEIKRVNEFEKRCVTCGVCELDFFEDFCPVSRCPKSMLNGPCGGSVNGKCEVNKDMDCVWSEIFSHLKEKGRLHKLKCIVEPKDWSNSVCIDRRL